A stretch of the Clarias gariepinus isolate MV-2021 ecotype Netherlands chromosome 26, CGAR_prim_01v2, whole genome shotgun sequence genome encodes the following:
- the LOC128513812 gene encoding uncharacterized protein LOC128513812 gives MVCQVALVPVTGEALREGNHVGVTKNCGVPTQDSRWGVNYPDNPICAVRGFSVSIPCSYYYPTSNPNIQVTQMLWCSMNNNIDVCETPPYVYNSSSNTKSDFEYVGDNKSNCTLLIHNVQFNYSGEYRFRFITNVPGGRWTGAPGVNLQTADLKVSLIRLSGNRTLKQGHSLNLTCDVTCTHSSSQFVWSKNNEQLNPSGPVLHFPALTVRDSGNYTCTWKTKETSGSKTISLQVEDLEKPHRWSVWMIVGVTAGVSVIIAVILGAVIYSRR, from the exons ATGGTCTGTCAGGTCGCGCTGGTCCCGGTCACCGGAGAAGCCCTCCGTGAAGGCAATCACGTCGGGGTCACCAAGAACTgtg GTGTTCCCACTCAGGACAGTAGATGGGGTGTGAATTATCCTGATAATCCGATCTGTGCTGTGAGAGGATTCAGTGTCTCCATTCCCTGTAGTTATTATTATCCAACATCAAATCCCAACATTCAGGTGACACAAATGCTTTGGTGCTCAATGAACAACAACATAGATGTGTGTGAAACCCCTCCGTATGTTTATAACAGCTCATCAAACACCAAGTCAGACTTTGAGTACGTTGGAGACAACAAATCAAACTGCACTTTGTTAATCCACAATGTACAGTTCAATTATTCTGGAGAGTACAGATTCAGATTTATAACTAATGTGCCCGGTGGCAGATGGACAGGTGCTCCTGGAGTGAATCTACAAACTGCag atttaaaggtgtCACTAATCAGGCTCAGTGGAAACCGAACCCTTAAACAAGGACACTCGTTAAATCTGACGTGTGATGTGACCTGCACACACAGTTCCTCACAGTTTGTGTGGTCTAAGAACAACGAGCAGTTAAATCCATCAGGACCTGTTCTTCACTTTCCTGCTCTAACCGTGAgggattctgggaattacacctGCACTTGGAAAACCAAGGAGACGTCAGGATCTAAAACCATCAGCCTTCAGGTCGAGG ATCTTGAGAAGCCTCATCGTTGGTCAGTCTGGATGATTGTTGGTGTGACAGCTGGAGTGAGTGTCATCATCGCAGTCATTTTAGGAGCTGTGATTTACAGCAGGAGGTAA